One segment of Terriglobales bacterium DNA contains the following:
- a CDS encoding site-2 protease family protein produces MPLRSQIRLGKIAGIEIGLHFSWFIIALLIALSLVGHFHQVTPGWNNTVVWAAAIVTAVLFFATLLLHELAHSLVAKAKGLKVRAITLFALGGVSQIESEAQDAKSEFAIAIAGPLTSVVIGLIFIGLARLTGWPAGTEPSTPVPAVLLWLGYINIALAAFNMIPGYPLDGGRVLRAIIWWITGNQVRSTRAASRVGVGIAVLFILMGLFRFFLGANFGGLWLAFIGWFLLDAARSSGMQVELVSELRGRRVSDLMDRDCATVEGYISVSDFVEQHLLRTAKRCFVVLQNNQVAGLVTPADVKRVSREEWNQTSVQSVMRPVSELRTVSPDTPALDALEMMAREDLNQLPVISNGQVEGIFSRSQVMRFLKLKSEMRN; encoded by the coding sequence GTGCCACTACGTTCTCAAATCCGATTGGGCAAGATTGCCGGGATCGAGATCGGGCTGCACTTCAGCTGGTTCATCATTGCCCTCCTGATCGCGCTTTCCCTTGTTGGACACTTTCATCAAGTCACTCCAGGATGGAACAACACGGTGGTCTGGGCAGCCGCCATAGTCACAGCTGTGCTATTTTTCGCGACTCTTCTGCTTCACGAGCTGGCTCATTCCCTGGTAGCGAAGGCAAAAGGCCTGAAGGTTCGAGCTATCACGCTGTTTGCGCTGGGCGGAGTGTCGCAAATCGAGTCGGAGGCACAGGACGCAAAATCGGAATTCGCAATCGCCATCGCCGGCCCCCTGACCAGCGTCGTAATCGGTTTGATTTTCATTGGACTTGCCCGCTTAACCGGCTGGCCTGCCGGAACTGAGCCCAGCACTCCCGTGCCTGCTGTTTTGCTGTGGCTGGGCTACATCAATATTGCGCTCGCGGCTTTCAACATGATTCCGGGCTATCCGCTCGATGGCGGCCGGGTTCTGCGGGCGATAATCTGGTGGATCACGGGCAACCAAGTGCGTTCCACGCGAGCAGCGTCCCGCGTAGGTGTCGGCATTGCAGTGCTCTTCATCCTTATGGGGCTGTTCCGTTTCTTCCTGGGCGCAAACTTTGGTGGATTGTGGCTGGCGTTCATCGGATGGTTTCTGCTCGATGCGGCACGCAGCAGCGGAATGCAAGTGGAATTGGTGAGCGAGCTCCGCGGCCGCCGTGTCTCGGATCTCATGGATCGCGATTGTGCCACCGTCGAGGGCTACATCAGTGTGAGCGATTTCGTCGAACAACACCTGCTGCGCACGGCAAAGCGCTGTTTTGTGGTGTTGCAAAACAATCAAGTCGCAGGACTGGTGACACCAGCCGACGTGAAGAGAGTCAGCCGTGAAGAGTGGAACCAGACCTCGGTGCAGAGTGTGATGCGCCCGGTCAGCGAGCTACGCACCGTGTCGCCCGACACACCCGCTTTGGATGCGCTGGAAATGATGGCCCGCGAGGACCTGAATCAACTGCCGGTTATATCCAATGGGCAGGTGGAGGGGATTTTCTCGCGCAGTCAGGTAATGAGATTCCTGAAACTCAAGTCGGAAATGCGCAACTGA
- a CDS encoding N-acyl homoserine lactonase family protein — MRRRFRSLVPAFAAVFFFAMVTTGTARRVLNRTEPARSLKLYVFECGTIHVANTELFGLKKEEVATSDLAVPCFLIVHPKGTLLWDAGAVPDADWKPTGAPVARHIVLPDHWERDVTVINSLKSQMLEIGYAPADISYIALSHYHYDHTANASQFTGATWLVQKAERDAMFADPPPRVTQPSTYASLRNAKTIIINNEDHDVFGDGTAVIKWAPGHTQGHQMLFLRLAKTGQVLLAGDLYHYPEERTLNRVPTFDFNQDQTRASRVAAEAFLKKTGAQLWIQHDFVGNSKLKKSPAYYD; from the coding sequence ATGAGACGCCGGTTTCGATCGCTCGTGCCTGCCTTCGCGGCAGTGTTCTTCTTCGCAATGGTAACTACCGGCACCGCGCGTCGCGTTCTAAATCGAACAGAACCGGCGCGATCGCTCAAACTCTATGTGTTTGAATGTGGCACCATCCACGTCGCTAACACAGAACTCTTCGGCTTGAAGAAGGAGGAAGTCGCCACAAGCGATCTAGCGGTCCCATGCTTTCTCATTGTGCATCCAAAGGGGACATTACTCTGGGATGCTGGCGCGGTACCCGATGCAGACTGGAAGCCGACTGGCGCTCCCGTTGCGCGTCATATCGTCCTTCCCGACCATTGGGAACGAGACGTGACAGTGATCAATTCCCTGAAAAGCCAAATGCTGGAAATAGGATACGCACCGGCGGACATTAGCTATATCGCCCTTTCCCACTACCATTACGATCACACGGCGAATGCAAGCCAATTCACGGGCGCGACGTGGCTCGTGCAGAAGGCGGAGCGTGACGCGATGTTTGCTGATCCTCCTCCCCGTGTGACCCAACCGTCGACCTACGCGAGCCTTCGCAATGCGAAAACAATCATCATTAACAACGAAGACCACGATGTCTTTGGCGATGGAACCGCTGTCATCAAGTGGGCTCCTGGGCATACACAAGGCCACCAAATGTTGTTTTTGAGACTGGCAAAGACCGGGCAAGTTTTGCTGGCTGGTGACCTGTATCACTATCCAGAAGAGCGCACATTGAACCGTGTGCCGACGTTCGATTTCAACCAAGATCAGACGCGAGCAAGCAGAGTTGCCGCTGAAGCATTTCTGAAAAAGACCGGGGCGCAGCTCTGGATTCAGCACGACTTCGTGGGCAATTCCAAGCTCAAGAAGTCGCCGGCTTATTACGACTAG